A region of the Amycolatopsis sp. cg13 genome:
GAGGCGTTCGCGCGGCGTCGGCTCGACGAGGGCGGGCGGTTGTCGGACTACTACCCGCTGACCGGACCGGGGCTGGAGGAGTACACGGCGGCGCGGACCGTCGGCTGATCAGCCGCCCCAGCGCGTCAGCCATTTCGCCGCCGCGCCCAGCGGGACGTCGATCGGCGCGATTTCCGGATGCCAGGCGCGTTCCCATTCCAGGGAAATCCAGCCGGACCACGGCCGCAGCAGACGTCCGCATTCCGCGAGCGGGACCCTCCCCTCGCCCGGCGGGACCGGCGTCAGCCCGGCGGTCGCGTCCTTCAACTGGAAGTATCCGAGGTACTCCCCCAGCAGTGCCCGGGTCCGCGCCGGAGGTTCGCCGGCCCGCCACGGGTGCAGCGCGTCCCACAGGACCGCCACCCGGGCCGGGTCGGCGAACGGTTTCACCAGGCGGAGCACGGATTCCGCGGTGAGATGGGAATCGTGGGTCTCGACGAGCAGCCGGACTCCCGCCGCGGCAAGATCCGGCAGCACCGCGGCGATTCGGTCCACCGCACGGCCGTCTTCGCCGGTGCCGCCGGGGAAGACCCGGATCGCGGGGGCGTGCAGTCGCGCGGCGAGGTCGATCAGCGCGCGGAGTTCGTCGACCACGCCGGGTCCGGGTGCGCAGACCTGGACGTAACCGGCCAGCGCGGAAATCTCCAGCCCCGCGTCGCTGATCTGTTCGCGAACGGCAGCGGCATTGATCAGTCCTAAGTGGACTTCCTCGTCGGCGTGCACCCGAAGTTCCAGCCCAGCGCATCCGTGTGCGGCGGCGATCGCAGCCGACTCACGTACCGGAATGCCGGGCATGCCG
Encoded here:
- a CDS encoding sugar phosphate isomerase/epimerase family protein, which produces MTEWKFAVSTLGMPGIPVRESAAIAAAHGCAGLELRVHADEEVHLGLINAAAVREQISDAGLEISALAGYVQVCAPGPGVVDELRALIDLAARLHAPAIRVFPGGTGEDGRAVDRIAAVLPDLAAAGVRLLVETHDSHLTAESVLRLVKPFADPARVAVLWDALHPWRAGEPPARTRALLGEYLGYFQLKDATAGLTPVPPGEGRVPLAECGRLLRPWSGWISLEWERAWHPEIAPIDVPLGAAAKWLTRWGG